A stretch of the Capsicum annuum cultivar UCD-10X-F1 chromosome 8, UCD10Xv1.1, whole genome shotgun sequence genome encodes the following:
- the LOC107839556 gene encoding mitogen-activated protein kinase kinase kinase ANP1, giving the protein MQDIFGSVRRSLLFRTPTADGVDEGNNLVEKINSCIRNSRVFSKLSPLPPKTAVKDDDGDVAAAVPIRWRKGEMIGCGAFGQVYMGMNLDSGELLAVKQVMIASNRASKEKAQSHVKELEEEVKLLKNLSHPHIVRYLGIVREEDTLNILLEFVPGGSISSLLSKFGSFPEPVIRTYTKQLLLGLDYLHKNGIMHRDIKGANILVDNKGSIKLADFGASKKVVELATVSGAKSMKGTPYWMAPEVIRQTGHSFSADIWSVGCTVIEMTTGKPPWSQQYQEVAALFYIGTTKAHPPIPEHLSVEAKDFLLKCLQKEPELRPSASELLQHPFVTGEAQLSLPDDSSPAMGKSQSHSCSSGHNEKSIADSVDICNLGTLNISTENTGNLSEARNMWRGNNSDDDMCQIDDTDNLLLDGRTTFGNVRTLDDFNKSFNPIAEPSDDYVMTPQPRQGNTDLVNNQEGGVGAGSSASPNDNSAVSCGPSISEDEDELTESKIRDFLDEKALELKKLQTPLYEEFYNSLNPSYSPQLAEPTIDETAPNYLKLPPKSRSPSQGPIGSPSTVIDTITSPSPGSSNKRTSCIGSGSNQDFDDNSPQSNERRQSNSPIASFSEIQRKWKEELDQELERKREMMRQAGVGGKTSSPKDRALNRQRERSRFASPGK; this is encoded by the exons ATGCAAGATATTTTCGGATCAGTTCGGCGATCACTGTTGTTCCGAACACCGACGGCAGATGGTGTAGATGAAGGTAATAATCTAGTTGAGAAGATCAATTCATGTATTCGCAACTCCAGAGTTTTCTCCAAGCTATCTCCGCTTCCACCGAAAACGGCAGTTAAAGACGATGACGGTGATGTGGCGGCTGCAGTTCCAATACGGTGGAGGAAAGGCGAGATGATTGGATGCGGTGCTTTTGGACAGGTCTATATGGGTATGAATCTGGACTCTGGTGAACTGCTCGCCGTCAAGCAG GTTATGATAGCTTCAAACCGTGCTTCAAAGGAGAAAGCTCAG TCCCATGTTAAGGAGCTTGAGGAGGAAGTCAAGCTTCTCAAGAATCTCTCCCATCCACATATTGTT AGATATCTTGGAATTGTGAGAGAAGAAGACACATTAAATATTTTGCTGGAATTTGTACCTGGTGGATCGATATCATCCCTTTTAAGCAAATTTGGATCTTTCCCCGAGCCC GTTATAAGAACGTACACTAAGCAATTGCTCCTAGGTCTGGATTATCTTCACAAGAATGGAATCATGCATAGAGATATTAAG GGGGCCAATATCCTTGTTGATAACAAAGGTAGCATAAAACTGGCTGACTTTGGGGCATCAAAGAAGGTTGTCGAACTG GCTACTGTATCAGGTGCCAAGTCCATGAAGGGCACACCATATTGGATGGCTCCTGAGGTCATTCGCCAAACTGGTCACAGCTT CTCTGCTGATATATGGAGTGTAGGATGTACTGTAATAGAGATGACTACTGGCAAGCCTCCCTGGAGCCAACAGTATCAAGAG GTTGCTGCGCTCTTCTATATTGGGACAACAAAAGCTCATCCCCCGATCCCTGAACACTTGTCTGTTGAAGCAAAAGACTTTCTGCTGAAATGCTTACAGAA GGAACCAGAGTTAAGGCCATCAGCCAGTGAGTTGTTACAG CATCCATTTGTCACTGGTGAAGCACAGTTATCTCTTCCTGATGATTCTAGTCCTGCGATG GGAAAATCTCAAAGTCATTCTTGTTCAAGTGGGCATAATGAGAAAAGCAT TGCTGATTCAGTAGACATCTGcaacttgggtaccttgaatatTTCAACAGAAAATACTGGGAACTTGTCGGAGGCTAGAAATATGTGGAGAGGAAACAATAGTGATGATGACATGTGTCAGATTGATGATACTGATAATTTGCTCTTGGACGGAAGAACAACATTTGGTAATGTTAGGACGCTTGATGATTTCAATAAG AGTTTCAATCCCATTGCTGAGCCCTCTGATGATTATGTCATGACTCCTCAACCGCGACAAGGGAATACGGATTTAGTTAACAATCAGGAAGGTGGTGTAGGTGCTGGGAGTTCAGCCTCACCTAACGACAATTCTGCAGTTTCTTGTGGTCCTTCCATATCAGAAGATGAGGATGAGCTTACCGAGTCTAAAATCAGAGACTTCCTGGACGAAAAG GCTCTTGAACTAAAGAAACTGCAGACCCCTCTGTATGAAGAGTTCTACAACAGTTTGAATCCTTCATACTCTCCACAGTTAGCTGAGCCTACAATTGATGAAACTGCACCAAATTACTTGAAGTTACCCCCAAAAAGTAGGTCACCAAGTCAGGGTCCTATTGGAAGCCCTTCTACAGTAATTGATACCATCACTAGTCCAAGCCCTGGAAGTAGCAACAAGCGTACATCATGCATTGGCAGCGGAAGCAACCAAGACTTTGATGACAATTCACCGCAGTCTAATGAGCGGAGGCAATCAAATAGTCCAAT tGCAAGTTTTAGTGAGATTCAAAGGAAGTGGAAAGAAGAGCTTGACCAAGAGCTTGAAAGAAAGCGAG AGATGATGCGTCAAGCAGGAGTGGGAGGCAAAACATCTTCTCCCAAGGATCGTGCTTTGAATAGGCAGAGAGAGCGTTCAAGATTCGCATCTCCAGGGAAGTGA
- the LOC107839557 gene encoding kinesin-like protein KIN-14S: MDDRALEKLCDNFDQAVTISGDDLMKASSSTPNGVKVEKTPDSPDEGNASPCTTEVCSSYQEQSLPILEKIEDSDKVLDLTEEQGASCNEVKGTSVDSFTGSEASNALQHMSVQLELLKKKYDEECELLKQKCTEECVQHELLKKKYDEEFELLKKKYLEECTERKRLYNEVIELKGNIRVFCRCRPLNAGEISDGSTSVVEFDPSHENELQISCAGSSKKQFKFDYVFKPEDGQDAVFAQTMPIVTSVLDGYNVCIFAYGQTGTGKTFTMEGTPENRGVNYRTLEKLFSLSSERSSIMKYELFVSMLEVYNEKIKDLLVENSNQPPKKLEIKQSAEGTQEVPGLVEARVYGTDEVWELLKSGSRARSVGSTSANELSSRSHCLLRVTVVGDNLINGQRTRSHLWLVDLAGSERVGRIAVEGERLKESQFINKSLSALGDVISALASKTSHIPYRNSKLTHMLQSSLGGDCKAVMFVQISPNNADLGETLCSLNFASRVRGVEHGPARKQTDLAELMKHKLLAEKAKHDEKETKRLQDSLQSLQLRLTTREQTCRSLQDKVRDLENQLAEERKIRLKQESKALAGVSREFTTSSYLSQAQKITTEKKPPLAPSKALRLPLRKISNFVPPPSPLARPPAKARKSYVPAASHDKENIERTSMTKAMLKPRRGSIVAVRPPPQGTNQVLQPKRRASIATLRPESSMSTFNNSAARPRNDRFVGRQSFVWDPQRMWRTSRMLSPIAQGREASVATPVGAATPIDSGSSKFMGSPPSQAPGSWRPKHPTVVALKKQLVWSPLKKAARSSNRKSLYSS; encoded by the exons ATGGACG atcgAGCCCTAGAAAAGCTATGCGATAATTTTGATCAGGCAGTCACAATCTCTGGCGATGATTTGATGAAGGCTTCTTCATCCACTCCAAATGGGG TTAAAGTTGAGAAAACTCCTGATTCACCGGATGAGGGTAATGCTTCACCTTGTACCACAGAAGTATGTTCATCATATCAAGAGCAGTCTCTTCCAATTCTAGAGAAGATTGAAGATAGCGACAAAGTGCTC GACTTGACGGAAGAACAGGGAGCATCATGTAATGAAGTCAAGGGCACGAGCGTGGACTCTTTTACTGGTTCTGAAGCTTCTAACGCTCTTCAGCATATGA GTGTTCAACTTGAACTTCTAAAAAAGAAGTATGATGAAGAGTGCGAGCTACTAAAGCAGAAGTGTACGGAAGAGT GTGTTCAACATGAACTTCTAAAAAAGAAGTATGATGAAGAGTTTGAACTACTGAAGAAGAAGTATCTTGAAGAGTGTACTGAAAGAAAACGTCTATACAATGAAGTGATCGAGCTCAAAGGAAATATCAGGGTCTTCTGTAGATGTAGACCTTTAAATGCAGGGGAAATATCAGATGGATCAACATCTGTGGTCGAATTTGATCCATCTCATGAAAATGAATTGCAGATCAGTTGTGCAGGTTCCTCGAAAAAGCAGTTTAAGTTTGATTATGTGTTCAAACCTGAAGACGGACAAG ATGCCGTTTTTGCACAAACGATGCCCATTGTGACCTCTGTTTTGGATGGGTATAATGTCTGCATATTTGCCTATGGACAAACTGGAACAGGGAAGACGTTTACTATGGAAGGGACACCAGAAAATAGGGGAGTCAACTACCGAACTTTAGAGAAGCTATTTAGCTTATCTAGCGAGAGAAGCAGTATCATGAAATATGAGTTGTTTGTCAGCATGTTAGAGGTTTATAATGAGAAGATAAAAGACCTCCTGGTAGAGAACTCAAATCAACCGCCTAAGAA GCTGGAGATAAAACAATCTGCAGAGGGAACTCAGGAAGTTCCAGGACTTGTGGAGGCTCGTGTATATGGTACAGATGAAGTATGGGAACTGCTCAAGTCCGGAAGTCGGGCTAGATCTGTTGGATCAACTAGTGCTAACGAGCTTAGCAGCCGCTCTCACTG TTTACTGCGGGTGACTGTTGTGGGAGACAACTTGATTAATGGCCAGAGGACTAGGAGCCACCTTTGGCTTGTTGACCTTGCTGGCAGTGAGCGTGTGGGGCGTATAGCAGTTGAAGGTGAGCGGTTGAAAGAGTCACAATTCATAAACAAGTCATTATCTGCGCTTGGGGATGTCATTTCTGCACTGGCCTCTAAGACATCTCATATCCCATACAG GAATTCAAAGCTCACTCATATGTTGCAGAGCTCTCTGG GAGGAGATTGCAAAGCAGTCATGTTTGTCCAAATTAGCCCTAATAATGCAGATCTGGGAGAAACTCTATGCTCACTGAATTTTGCAAGTCGAGTTCGAGGAGTTGAGCATGGCCCTGCTCGCAAACAGACAGACCTTGCTGAGCTCATGAAGCATAAACTGCTG GCAGAAAAAGCTAAGCATGATGAGAAGGAAACCAAAAGATTGCAGGACAGTTTGCAGTCTCTGCAGCTGAGGCTTACTACCAGAGAACAAACGTGCAGAAGTCTTCAGGATAAG GTTCGTGATCTTGAAAACCAATTGGCAGAAGAGAGGAAAATACGTCTAAAACAGGAAAGCAAGGCTTTAGCTGGAGTTTCTCGTGAGTTCACAACCTCATCATATTTAAGCCAAGCACAGAAGATCACAACAGAGAAGAAACCACCACTCGCTCCTTCAAAAGCACTGAGATTGCCACTGAGAAAAATCAGCAATTTTGTGCCCCCTCCATCCCCTCTTGCTCGTCCTCCTGCAAAAGCTAGGAAGTCCTATGTGCCAGCGGCATCACATGACAAGGAAAATATAGAAAGAACATCAATGACAAAGGCAATGCTGAAACCAAGGCGAGGATCTATTGTTGCAGTTAGACCACCACCTCAAGGAACAAACCAGGTTTTGCAGCCCAAAAGACGGGCTTCTATTGCAACCCTTCGCCCTGAGTCTAGCATGTCAACTTTCAATAACTCTGCTGCTCGACCAAGGAATGACCGGTTCGTTGGTCGACAATCATTTGTCTGGGATCCACAAAGAATGTGGCGGACATCGAGAATGCTTTCTCCAATAGCGCAGGGGAGGGAGGCATCTGTTGCTACACCTGTAGGGGCAGCAACCCCAATTGACTCAGGAAGCAGTAAATTCATGGGAAGTCCTCCTTCACAAGCACCAGGTTCATGGAGGCCCAAGCATCCAACAGTTGTCGCGTTAAAAAAGCAATTGGTGTGGAGTCCTCTAAAGAAAGCCGCGAGAAGTAGCAATAGGAAGTCCTTGTATTCTTCTTAA
- the LOC107839560 gene encoding uncharacterized protein LOC107839560: MASSNLSWCCSPIPKPSSKTHFSSSLSPLYTSGFSGISLHKSISSSKVHAKFDKFQSQENLEHELPQQPLQTMDEEDQEEDDSCLPSDLEGAVQQSGQAAASFVSSGGMRAIVELLIPQLQFLDDEGAQTELWELSRLFLETLIEETGCQRVKAVFPDAGAAALLKYRWKDATFEFASLGDRKPVSREDEIVVMVVPDYQMLEYVEKIASELSDDPPRPLIMWNPRLVSEDVGVGINVRRLRRNFLSTFTVAYSMRPLPDGAVFRCYPGLWKVFYDDKDRPNRYLLAKEQISRPTIEDLEIIYGGVDEKEEKGPSLLSQAAGIFSSINRFMKVISR; the protein is encoded by the exons ATGGCATCTTCAAACCTATCATGGTGTTGTTCTCCAATACCCAAACCATCCTCCAAAACTCACTTCTCCTCATCTCTTTCCCCCTTATATACTAGTGGGTTTTCTGGAATTTCACTCCATAAATCCATTTCCAGCTCAAAAGTCCATGCCAAGTTTGACAAATTCCAAAGCCAAGAAAATCTTGAACACGAACTCCCTCAACAACCATTGCAAACAATGGATGAGGAGGATCAAGAAGAAGATGACAG CTGCTTACCTTCTGATTTGGAGGGTGCCGTTCAGCAGTCAGGCCAAGCTGCTGCCTCTTTTGTGTCTTCAGGAGGAATGAGAGCCATC GTTGAGCTCTTAATACCACAGCTTCAGTTTCTTGATGATGAGGGTGCACAAACTGAATTATGGGAACTATCAAGATTATTTTTGGAAACACTTATTGAGGAGACGGGATGCCAG AGAGTTAAAGCCGTTTTTCCAGATGCTGGAGCTGCTGCACTCCTGAAATATCGGTGGAAAGATGCTACATTTGAATTCGCCAG TCTAGGTGATCGGAAGCCAGTCAGTAGGGAAGACGAAATTGTAGTCATGGTAGTTCCTGATTATCAGATGCTGGAATATGTAGAAAAAATTGCATCCGAACTCTCAGATGACCCG CCTAGGCCTCTTATCATGTGGAACCCACGTTTGGTTAGTGAGGATGTCGGAGTGGGGATCAATGTACGTAGGCTGCGGCGCAATTTTTTAAG CACCTTCACCGTGGCTTACTCGATGAGACCTCTACCAGATGGTGCTGTATTTAGATGTTATCCCGG ATTGTGGAAAGTGTTCTATGATGACAAGGACCGACCAAACAGATATCTTCTTGCCAAGGAACAGATCAGCCGTCCAACTATAGAAGATCTGGAG ATAATATATGGAGGTGTGGATGAGAAGGAAGAGAAGGGCCCCTCATTGTTAAGTCAAGCAGCTGGAATCTTCTCTTCTATAAACCGCTTCATGAAAGTCATTTCAAGATAG
- the LOC107839559 gene encoding pentatricopeptide repeat-containing protein At3g05340, which yields MNAGWIFLNLKPCLPSCFSSLLFQFRPFSSLNPLCFSSARRISLLLSTSGRDGNARLGSSIHGFILKDPQFVYLGNQFNTQDVLVVWNSLLTMYARCGRMRDAVQVFDEMPVRDTVSWNSVVSGFSSNGNFKMGFGYFKEMMGYGSFLKFDHASVTTVLSACDGADFIMVNKMLHGLVILSGLEREVAVCNALITSYFRCGCANSGRQVFDEMGVRNVISWTAVISGLAQSEFCEESLDMFVKMQGDVVPNYLTYLSVLLSCSGMKALREARQIHGIVWKWGFQSDLCIESALMDVYSKCGSVHDAWQMFESAEDLDTIAMTVMLVGFAKNGYEEEALQIFVTMVKAGVDIDPDVVSAILGVFGSDTSLALGKQVHSLIIKKGFISNSFVSNGLINMYSKCGELVDSVEIFDSIARRNSVSWNSIIAAYARHGNGYRALQLYEEMSSDGVDPTDVTFISLLHACSHVGLVNKGMEFFESMQSIYGMTPRMEHYAAVVDLLGRAGLLSEAKSFIAGIPVKPDILIWQALLGACSIHGNAEIGKYAADQWLLTSPDNPVPFVLLANIYSSRERWKERARTIRKMKETGVAKETGTSWIEIEKEVHSFVVADQMHPRAMIIYSTLLELFRHMRDEGYVPDNRFILYYYMDSDEKQFSADLLDTSELLCSL from the coding sequence ATGAATGCTGGATGGATCTTCTTgaatttaaagccttgtttaccTTCATGCTTCTCCTCTCTTCTCTTCCAGTTCCGACCATTCTCCTCTTTAAACCCACTATGTTTCTCCTCTGCACGAAGGATAAGCCTTCTCCTTTCTACTTCTGGAAGGGATGGCAATGCCCGTCTTGGTTCTTCCATCCATGGCTTCATCCTCAAGGACCCACAATTTGTTTACTTAGGAAATCAGTTTAATACCCAAGACGTGCTTGTAGTTTGGAATTCTCTTTTGACAATGTATGCAAGATGTGGTAGGATGCGTGATGCagtccaagtgtttgatgaaatgcccgtGAGAGATACTGTGTCTTGGAACTCGGTTGTTTCGGGGTTTTCAAGCAATGGGAACTTTAAAATGGGATTTGGTTACTTTAAAGAAATGATGGGTTATGGtagttttttgaagtttgatcATGCAAGTGTGACTACTGTTTTATCAGCTTGTGATGGGGCTGATTTTATTATGGTTAATAAGATGTTGCATGGATTGGTTATTTTGAGTGGTCTGGAGAGGGAGGTGGCTGTATGTAATGCGTTGATTACTTCTTATTTTCGATGTGGGTGCGCGAATTCTGGCAGGCAGGTTTTCGATGAGATGGGTGTGAGGAATGTTATCTCTTGGACAGCTGTGATTTCTGGTCTTGCTCAGAGTGAGTTTTGTGAGGAAAGCTTGGATATGTTTGTGAAGATGCAAGGTGATGTTGTGCCTAATTATTTGACGTACTTAAGTGTGTTGTTGTCGTGTTCTGGCATGAAGGCACTCAGGGAGGCTCGTCAAATTCATGGGATTGTTTGGAAGTGGGGGTTTCAATCAGATTTGTGTATAGAGAGTGCATTGATGGATGTGTATTCCAAGTGTGGCAGTGTACATGACGCTTGGCAGATGTTTGAGTCCGCAGAGGATCTTGACACCATTGCTATGACAGTTATGCTTGTGGGGTTTGCGAAAAATGGATATGAAGAAGAGGCTTTGCAAATCTTTGTGACAATGGTAAAAGCAGGGGTTGACATTGACCCTGATGTAGTGTCAGCCATTCTTGGTGTCTTTGGTAGTGATACTTCGTTGGCTCTTGGCAAGCAAGTGCACTCTTTAATCATCAAGAAAGGTTTCATTTCAAATTCGTTTGTAAGTAACGGACTAATTAACATGTATTCCAAGTGTGGTGAGCTGGTGGATTCTGTCGAAATCTTTGATAGTATAGCTCGAAGAAATTCAGTCTCTTGGAATTCCATTATTGCAGCCTATGCTCGACATGGGAATGGCTATAGGGCACTCCAATTATACGAAGAAATGAGTTCAGATGGTGTGGATCCAACTGATGTTACATTCATCTCTCTGCTTCATGCTTGTAGTCATGTAGGGCTAGTAAATAAGGGTATGGAGTTCTTTGAATCTATGCAGAGTATCTATGGGATGACTCCAAGAATGGAGCATTATGCTGCTGTAGTTGATTTGCTTGGTCGAGCTGGACTGCTAAGTGAAGCCAAGAGCTTCATTGCAGGGATACCTGTAAAGCCAGACATACTTATTTGGCAGGCATTACTTGGTGCCTGTAGTATACATGGTAATGCTGAGATAGGCAAATATGCAGCTGATCAATGGCTCTTGACTTCACCTGATAATCCTGTGCCATTTGTTCTGCTGGCTAATATATATTCTTCCAGAGAGAGGTGGAAAGAGAGAGCTAGAACCATAAGGAAAATGAAGGAGACAGGAGTGGCAAAGGAAACAGGGACAAGCTGGATAGAGATTGAGAAGGAAGTACATAGTTTCGTAGTTGCGGATCAAATGCATCCCAGAGCGATGATCATTTATTCTACCTTGCTGGAGTTGTTTAGACACATGAGAGATGAAGGATATGTACCAGATAACAGGTTCATTCTATATTATTACATGGATAGTGATGAGAAGCAATTTTCAGCCGATTTGCTAGATACCTCTGAACTTCTGTGCAGCTTGTAG
- the LOC107879332 gene encoding receptor-like protein EIX1, translating to MACWKILVTLLVLFLLSFPVTNCIKTASLLLTNTTEGKVRCGESERNSLLRFKQSLTDPSDRLASWVGKECCIWKGVFCDIQTGNVISLDLNDRTSNCYMKKMGYLIPGNSTCLGGNISPALLELRYLQYLDLGGNDFKGLATPTFLGSLENLRYLNLTLSSLIGVPPSLGNLSNLQYLSLRGHAYPYDTVERSWVKDLSWVSCLSSLKYLDLSYVNLSSAIRWFEPINKLPSLVTLSLQSCSLRYLPYSLPKWNMTSLSYLSLSGNNFDTYVLPKWLSNATTLETLCMKYSNIQGPISNVEWGKLSNLRMLYLRQNKISGDISRVVEGLSTGSNMTIEVLYLAQNSLTGQLPNSLGHLKNIRALEISYNMISGTIPASIEQLSGLEILNLGGNQLKGALPESIFNFSELTLLQLTTNALEGNLSQNHFARLHQLKLLAVSCGRSFTVNLSNEWVPPFSLSCIELRSCSLGPKFPTWLKTQKQLEIVILTNVSISESTPPWLWLMCSQFRYLDLSDNQIGGSLPRVVSFPSTCQRWTVGFYFSYYYGVVVDLSSNRFHGLLRLWPNMTHLNLANNLFSGSIP from the coding sequence ATGGCATGTTGGAAAATTTTAGTTACTCTACTTGTGTTATTTCTTCTATCCTTTCCGGTAACAAACTGCATTAAAACTGCTTCTTTACTTCTCACAAACACTACTGAAGGCAAAGTGAGATGTGGTGAGAGTGAGAGGAATTCTCTATTAAGATTCAAGCAAAGTCTCACAGATCCCTCTGACCGACTGGCTTCTTGGGTTGGCAAAGAATGCTGCATCTGGAAAGGTGTTTTTTGTGACATACAAACTGGGAATGTCATCAGTCTTGATCTCAACGATAGAACAAGCAATTGCTATATGAAGAAAATGGGATATTTGATTCCAGGAAATTCAACATGCTTGGGTGGCAACATAAGTCCTGCTTTACTTGAATTGCGATACTTGCAGTATTTAGACCTTGGTGGTAATGACTTCAAAGGACTTGCCACTCCCACTTTCTTAGGTTCTCTTGAAAATTTACGGTATCTTAACCTCACCCTTTCATCTCTTATTGGTGTTCCTCCTTCCCTTGGAAATCTATCAAATTTGCAGTATCTAAGCCTCCGTGGGCATGCCTATCCTTACGATACTGTTGAAAGGAGTTGGGTCAAAGATCTGAGTTGGGTTTCCTGTCTGTCTTCTTTGAAGTATCTTGATCTTTCTTATGTGAACCTTTCTTCGGCAATACGTTGGTTTGAGCCTATTAATAAGTTGCCATCCTTAGTGACTCTCAGTTTGCAAAGTTGTAGTCTTCGCTATCTCCCTTACTCCTTACCCAAGTGGAATATGACTTCCCTTTCTTATCTCTCCCTTTCAGGCAATAACTTCGATACCTATGTTCTTCCTAAATGGTTGTCTAATGCCACCACCCTTGAGACACTTTGTATGAAATACAGCAACATCCAAGGCCCAATATCAAATGTTGAATGGGGTAAACTCTCTAATTTGCGGATGTTGTATCTAAGGCAGAATAAAATTAGTGGAGACATAAGTCGAGTGGTGGAAGGTTTATCCACCGGGAGCAACATGACTATAGAGGTATTATATCTTGCCCAAAATTCATTGACAGGGCAATTGCCAAATTCTTTAGGACATTTGAAGAACATAAGGGCGCTTGAAATTTCTTATAACATGATATCAGGCACGATTCCAGCATCTATTGAGCAGTTGTCAGGGTTGGAGATTTTGAACTTGGGAGGGAATCAACTGAAGGGAGCTCTACCTGagagtatttttaatttttctgaaTTAACTCTGTTGCAGCTGACAACAAATGCTTTGGAAGGCAACCTTTCACAAAATCACTTTGCAAGACTCCATCAACTGAAACTGTTGGCCGTATCGTGTGGTAGAAGTTTCACTGTCAACTTGAGCAATGAATGGGTTCCTCCATTTAGCCTCTCATGTATAGAGCTTAGAAGTTGCAGTTTGGGTCCTAAGTTCCCAACATGGCTAAAAACTCAAAAGCAACTTGAGATTGTTATTCTCACCAATGTCTCCATTTCCGAATCTACACCTCCTTGGCTTTGGTTGATGTGCTCACAATTTCGTTATCTTGATCTATCAGATAATCAAATTGGCGGAAGTCTTCCGAGGGtagtaagctttccatcgacatgcCAAAGGTGGACAGTGGGGTTCTACTTTAGTTACTATTATGGTGTCGTGGTGGACTTGAGTTCCAATCGCTTTCATGGTTTGTTACGTCTTTGGCCAAATATGACACATTTGAATCTTGCTAACAACTTGTTTTCAGGATCTATACCCTAA
- the LOC107879333 gene encoding receptor-like protein EIX2 has translation MRKLQVLDLSGNAFTGSIPYSITRVKQLMRLGLSDNLLSGKIPDWWYELQQLHVLDLSGNNLSGSIPPVRSPPSLFWLRLCRNNHSGELPESLRNCNTLLALDIGDNKINGTIPEWFGESLLSLQKLRMTSNMIHGKVPTQLCQLSNLQILDLSHNKLTGSIPSCLGSLRGLKFVKFYRWFPNYGYFSYVFTPEMELVEQGTKKRYTFNLDQVNLIDLSCNNLHGEIPNEITGLSALGALNLSWNQLSGRIPEEMGRMLQLETLDLSSNHLSGSIPLSMTSITSLSHLNLSHNNLCGPIPSTNQFGTFTDPSCFEGNPELCGKPLITDCSRAKKKDEREIEDDEHKIRLCFFEGAGVGFIVAFLATFSGLMIKKSWAYCCFRFMEEFGERTIRCCLAFMTGLNSIFRVRRN, from the coding sequence ATGAGGAAACTTCAAGTGTTAGATCTTTCTGGAAATGCTTTTACAGGATCTATACCATATtccataacaagagtgaagcagCTAATGAGATTGGGCCTTTCAGACAATCTTTTGTCTGGAAAGATTCCTGATTGGTGGTATGAATTGCAACAACTCCATGTATTAGATTTGTCAGGGAATAACCTTTCAGGTAGTATTCCTCCAGTTCGTTCACCACCCTCACTTTTTTGGTTGAGATTGTGTCGCAATAACCATTCTGGGGAACTTCCTGAATCATTGAGGAATTGCAATACCTTGCTTGCACTTGATATTGGAGACAACAAAATCAACGGCACCATACCGGAGTGGTTTGGAGAAAGTCTCTTATCTTTGCAAAAGCTTAGAATGACTAGTAATATGATTCATGGAAAAGTTCCAACGCAACTATGCCAACTTTCTAACCTCCAAATTCTCGATCTGTCACATAACAAGTTGACAGGTTCTATCCCTTCCTGCCTGGGAAGCTTGAGAGGTCTTAAGTTTGTGAAGTTTTACAGGTGGTTTCCCAACTATGGCTATTTCAGCTATGTTTTCACACCCGAGATGGAGTTGGTTGAGCAAGGAACAAAGAAGAGATACACCTTTAACTTAGATCAAGTGAATCTTATTGATCTTTCCTGCAACAATCTTCACGGTGAAATCCCGAATGAGATTACAGGTCTTTCAGCCTTGGGCGCTCTGAATTTATCTTGGAACCAATTATCAGGAAGAATTCCAGAGGAGATGGGGAGAATGCTGCAATTGGAGACACTAGACCTTTCCTCTAACCATCTCTCAGGTTCTATCCCATTGAGCATGACATCCATCACGTCACTGAGCCATCTTAACTTGTCACATAACAACCTTTGTGGCCCTATCCCATCAACAAACCAATTTGGAACCTTTACCGATCCTTCATGTTTTGAAGGCAATCCGGAACTTTGTGGGAAACCATTGATAACGGACTGCTCTCGAGCCAAGAAAAAAGACGAAAGGGAAATTGAAGATGATGAGCATAAAATAAGGCTATGTTTCTTTGAGGGTGCGGGAGTGGGATTCATTGTAGCTTTTTTGGCGACATTTAGCGGCTTGATGATAAAGAAGTCGTGGGCTTACTGCTGCTTCCGTTTCATGGAGGAATTTGGAGAAAGAACTATCAGGTGCTGTTTGGCCTTCATGACTGGCTTGAATAGTATTTTTCGCGTCAGAAGGAACTAA